From the genome of Sphingobacterium kitahiroshimense, one region includes:
- a CDS encoding YoaK family protein translates to MLRKYSNHRTIQDNIKLGSLTAFSAGMVNVASVIVFFSFTSNVTGYYAIFAQEIAKGNWYQGAVVLFWILLFLIGSMLSNMIIIHGKGRFSAFLTHSIPLVLEILSILFVGIYLDFFYKDSLQETEILVGALLFAMGLQNGLTASISNSVVKTTHLTGLTTDLAILISMFTKESNRHNKALVDKFNLLLSIVMAYVAGGLLSGLSFAFLTNKTFYVVCFVLLIIGSYDYYKLYIIKKQYVQRHRQSLVS, encoded by the coding sequence ATGCTAAGAAAATATAGTAATCATCGCACGATACAAGACAATATTAAATTGGGATCCTTGACTGCTTTTTCAGCAGGTATGGTCAATGTCGCATCGGTCATCGTTTTTTTTTCATTTACCTCAAATGTAACGGGGTATTATGCCATTTTTGCTCAAGAGATTGCTAAGGGTAACTGGTATCAGGGGGCTGTAGTTTTATTCTGGATATTATTATTTTTAATCGGCAGTATGCTTTCGAATATGATTATTATTCATGGAAAGGGGCGTTTTAGTGCTTTTCTTACTCATTCTATACCTTTAGTTCTTGAAATATTAAGCATATTATTTGTCGGCATTTATCTGGATTTTTTTTATAAAGATTCTTTACAGGAAACAGAAATCTTGGTGGGGGCGTTGTTATTCGCTATGGGGCTACAAAATGGATTGACTGCCAGTATTTCAAACTCAGTAGTAAAAACGACTCATTTGACTGGGCTTACAACAGATCTGGCTATTCTGATTTCTATGTTTACAAAGGAATCTAACAGACATAATAAAGCACTTGTTGATAAGTTTAATTTATTGTTGAGTATAGTAATGGCTTATGTTGCGGGCGGGCTGTTAAGTGGTTTATCATTTGCTTTTTTGACCAATAAGACATTTTACGTAGTATGTTTTGTGCTATTGATCATAGGCTCTTATGATTACTATAAACTATATATTATCAAAAAACAATATGTGCAGCGACACCGCCAATCATTAGTTTCCTAG
- a CDS encoding GNAT family N-acetyltransferase gives MEITTLENIRIDYITEILNQSFSDYIVPFQLTSQQLEYKIFTENIRLDLSLGVFYSGKLVGFMLHALNHNGEKLVAYNAATGVIPDFRGQGLVGKMYNYLIPKLRDLDVDHMVLEVIVGNQRAIRAYEKMNYRVNRTLDCFKGSFESDKKSSFLSIKQVENFKWDDFISFWSIKPSWQNSITTLEKSKDKITILCAYLEDELAGYIIYNAQTKRIQQIAVPTIHRRKGIATQLINAMTQSTGSKELYAFNIDNSSSESTGFFKSLSLENNVSQLEMIKNI, from the coding sequence ATGGAAATTACAACTTTAGAAAATATCAGAATTGATTACATTACAGAAATTTTGAACCAATCATTTTCTGATTATATCGTTCCATTTCAACTTACTTCTCAGCAGTTGGAATATAAAATTTTCACCGAAAACATCCGGCTTGATTTATCTTTAGGAGTTTTTTATTCAGGTAAATTAGTTGGTTTTATGCTTCATGCCTTAAATCATAATGGTGAAAAATTGGTCGCTTATAATGCTGCTACTGGAGTCATTCCTGATTTTCGAGGACAAGGTTTGGTAGGTAAAATGTATAATTACTTAATCCCAAAACTAAGAGATCTTGATGTAGATCATATGGTACTGGAAGTTATTGTCGGTAACCAACGTGCAATACGCGCCTATGAGAAAATGAATTATCGGGTTAATAGAACGCTAGATTGTTTTAAAGGATCTTTTGAATCAGATAAGAAATCCAGTTTTTTATCTATTAAACAAGTAGAAAATTTTAAATGGGATGATTTTATATCTTTTTGGTCAATTAAACCATCTTGGCAAAATTCCATAACAACTTTAGAAAAAAGCAAAGATAAGATTACTATCCTCTGCGCGTATTTAGAAGACGAATTGGCCGGATATATAATCTATAATGCTCAGACAAAAAGAATACAACAAATTGCAGTTCCTACAATCCATAGACGGAAAGGCATAGCAACACAATTGATAAATGCGATGACACAATCAACCGGATCAAAAGAACTGTATGCCTTTAATATCGACAATAGTTCTTCAGAAAGCACCGGATTTTTTAAAAGTTTAAGTCTTGAAAATAATGTGTCTCAACTTGAAATGATAAAAAATATATAA